In Primulina huaijiensis isolate GDHJ02 chromosome 6, ASM1229523v2, whole genome shotgun sequence, a single window of DNA contains:
- the LOC140978707 gene encoding caffeoylshikimate esterase isoform X1 gives MDLALCSTSRTVTPVNEHFYWNSVRPFTLWRTLGPRPTFTRRAVIVMAQKKKKIEGVSDQLNSIASQNLDHAMARRRVRSAFSIVQQQLDHILFKMAPAGIRTEEWYEINSNGQEIFCKSWLPKPGVRIKGALCFCHGYGDTCTFFFEGIAKYIASSGYGVYAMDHPGFGLSEGLHGYVPSFDGIVDNVNEQFKIMKGRPEIRGLPRFIFGQSMGGAIAIKALLKSPKEWDGIMLVAPMCKISKEMSPPLQLQKILILMSDFMPKAKLVPKKDLAELAFRELEKLQMVPYNVISYSDQTRLRTAVELLNATKYIESQVKKVASPMLILHGAADKVTDPLVSKFLYENASSQDKTLKLYEDGFHCILEGEPDDRILNVLGDIVTWLDSRTSIN, from the exons ATGGATCTTGCTTTGTGTTCTACTTCCCGGACGGTCACGCCGGTAAATGAGCACTTTTATTGGAATTCCGTCAGACCCTTTACTTTATGGCGAACTTTGGGTCCGAGACCTACATTTACGAGGCGAGCAGTGATCGTAATGGCccagaaaaagaagaaaatcgaaGGCGTGAGTGATCAGCTGAACTCCATCGCCTCGCAGAATTTGGATCACGCCATGGCTCGCAGAAGGGTGCGATCTGCTTTTAGTATTGTTCAGCAGCAGCTTGATCATATATTGTTTAAG ATGGCTCCAGCTGGGATCAGAACGGAGGAG TGGTATGAGATCAATTCAAACGGACAAGAAATTTTCTGCAAAAGCTGGTTGCCGAAGCCTGGCGTACGAATCAAAGGGGCCTTGTGTTTCTGTCATGGATATGGTGATACCTGCACTTTTTTCTTTGAAG GCATTGCCAAATACATCGCTTCGTCGGGTTATGGAGTTTATGCAATGGACCATCCGGGCTTTGGTCTATCCGAAGGATTGCATGGCTACGTTCCATCTTTTGATGGGATAGTCGACAATGTCAACGAACAATTCAAGATAATGAAAG GAAGGCCAGAGATTCGAGGACTCCCCCGATTCATATTCGGTCAGTCCATGGGCGGAGCGATTGCGATCAAAGCACTTCTCAAGTCACCAAAAGAATGGGATGGCATAATGCTTGTAGCTCCAATGTGTAAA ATTTCGAAGGAAATGTCACCCCCTCTTCAGCTACAGAAAATCCTAATATTAATGTCCGATTTTATGCCGAAAGCAAAGCTCGTTCCCAAGAAAGATTTAGCGGAGCTGGCATTTAGAGAACTCGAGAAATTACAAATG GTTCCATACAATGTAATCAGCTACTCTGATCAAACGCGACTCAGGACTGCTGTGGAGCTACTAAACGCAACAAAATATATCGAGTCTCAGGTGAAGAAG GTTGCATCTCCTATGCTCATTCTTCATGGAGCTGCTGACAAAGTGACTGATCCTCTCGTGAgtaaatttttatatgaaaatgcTTCGAGCCAAGATAAAACTCTGAAGCTTTACGAAGATGGGTTTCACTGCATTCTTGAAGGGGAACCAGATGACAGAATTTTGAATGTTCTTGGTGACATTGTTACATGGCTTGATTCAAGAACCTCAATAAATTAG
- the LOC140979467 gene encoding zinc finger protein JAGGED-like isoform X1 yields MRSEGNPLDLNNLPEDYGKQTSEDSSSSAVAGGGYRKKKNGAKEAKDECGKVYECRFCSLKFCKSQALGGHMNRHRQERETETLNKARQLVFSNDLAPTTHHLGYVSSNGQAMQHGGYHHQPTNMSDPSLPFRSIYPTRLFPASSPLIPPPPPMYTSPQRLLPFPSRPPINEYYVGHVLSNPSFGAAQNEGNYTCIGAPVGHGGGVRDMTLQNQEEGFNWGRR; encoded by the exons AT GAGATCAGAGGGAAATCCATTAGATCTTAATAACTTACCGGAAGATTACGGCAAACAGACCTCTGAAGATAGCTCTTCATCTGCTG TTGCAGGAGGAGGCTACAGGAAAAAGAAAAACGGCGCTAAGGAAGCAAAAGATGAGTGTGGGAAGGTGTATGAATGCAGGTTTTGTTCCCTTAAGTTCTGCAAATCTCAAGCTCTTGGGGGACACATGAACCGCCACCGCCAAG AAAGGGAGACAGAAACATTGAACAAGGCTCGTCAACTGGTTTTCAGTAATGATTTAGCCCCAACTACCCATCACTTAGGCTATGTTTcaag caATGGGCAAGCAATGCAACATGGAGGATACCATCATCAACCAACCAACATGTCCGATCCATCCTTGCCTTTCAGATCCATATACCCTACAAGATTGTTTCCCGCATCCTCACCACTCATACCACCGCCACCACCTATGTACACTTCTCCTCAGCGTCTGCTGCCGTTTCCTTCCAGACCACCGATAAACGAGTACTATGTGGGCCATGTGCTCTCGAATCCGTCATTCGGAGCAGCCCAAAATGAAGGCAACTACACCTGCATCGGAGCACCGGTGGGGCATGGCGGAGGTGTTAGAGACATGACACTGCAGAATCAAGAAGAGGGATTCAACTGGGGCCGGAGATAA
- the LOC140979753 gene encoding vacuolar protein sorting-associated protein IST1 isoform X1, which produces MGEKFKSNSADGIVATTSFSRSGIGVDRLFAKFIPFPQPKYIHSQRLSINNPLVNLQRNPMSMLNQLFNRGLLGAKCKTCLTLAISRIKLLQNKREAQLKAMKKEISQFLVAGQESIARIRVEHIIREQNTWESYEIIELFCEFVLARVPILESQRDCPIELREAVASIIFAAPKCSDLPDLLHVRNLFAAKYGKEFIAAATELRPDTSVNRTIIEKLTVSAPPPQVKLRVLKEIAIEHNVDWDWTNTEDEFSKKHEDLLNGPKQISVQIPRPEIQESSSSTKQSVNYLDGKNGEKRHLQSPVSRNSTPSVGISESSSDQSLEPSSHSSDVLQQAFSAIAAAERASASARAAAELVNAKFSSLKLVERKS; this is translated from the exons ATGGGAGAGAAGTTCAAAAGTAACAGCGCTGATGGAATAGTTGCAACAACTTCTTTTTCTAGGTCAGGAATCGGTGTGGATAGGCTGTTCGCAAAATTCATCCCCTTTCCTCAACCAAAATATATACATAGTCAACGATTATCCATCAACAATCCATTAGTCAATTTGCAAAGAAATCCGATGTCTATGCTGAATCAACTTTTCAACAGGGGACTTCTGGGAGCGAAGTG TAAAACATGCTTGACCTTGGCCATCTCACGCATCAAGTTGTTGCAAAACAAGCGAGAGGCACAGCTGAAGGCCATGAAAAAGGAGATTTCCCAATTTTTAGTGGCTGGCCAGGAATCGATTGCTCGAATCAGG GTGGAGCACATCATACGCGAACAGAACACATGGGAATCATACGAGATAATAGAGTTGTTCTGTGAATTTGTTCTTGCTAGGGTACCTATTCTTGAAAGCCAGAG GGACTGCCCAATTGAGCTTCGGGAAGCAGTGGCAAGCATAATCTTTGCAGCTCCCAAATGTTCAGATTTGCCAGATCTATTGCATGTTCGTAATTTGTTTGCTGCAAAGTATGGAAAAGAATTCATAGCTGCTGCAACAGAGCTTCGCCCAGATACCAGCGTCAATCGTACA ATTATTGAAAAACTCACTGTGAGTGCTCCGCCACCACAAGTAAAACTCAGAGTTTTAAAGGAAATTGCGATAGAGCATAATGTTGATTGGGACTGGACTAATACTGAAGATGAATTCAGCAAGAAACACGAAGATCTTCTG AACGGGCCGAAGCAAATATCTGTTCAAATTCCGAGGCCAGAAATTCAAGAAAGCTCGTCTAGCACAAAGCAATCTGTTAATTATCTAGATGGTAAAAATGGAGAAAAGCGACATTTGCAATCTCCAGTTTCTCGTAACAGCACCCCTTCTGTCGGTATATCCGAATCTTCAAGTGATCAGAGTTTAGAACCAAGTTCACATTCATCTGATGTGCTGCAACAGGCTTTCTCTGCTATTGCTGCTGCTGAACGTGCATCAGCTTCTGCTCGTGCTGCTGCCGAATTAGTAAATGCAAAATTTAGCTCATTGAAACTAGTGGAACGAAAATCTTGA
- the LOC140979753 gene encoding uncharacterized protein isoform X2 yields the protein MKKEISQFLVAGQESIARIRVEHIIREQNTWESYEIIELFCEFVLARVPILESQRDCPIELREAVASIIFAAPKCSDLPDLLHVRNLFAAKYGKEFIAAATELRPDTSVNRTIIEKLTVSAPPPQVKLRVLKEIAIEHNVDWDWTNTEDEFSKKHEDLLNGPKQISVQIPRPEIQESSSSTKQSVNYLDGKNGEKRHLQSPVSRNSTPSVGISESSSDQSLEPSSHSSDVLQQAFSAIAAAERASASARAAAELVNAKFSSLKLVERKS from the exons ATGAAAAAGGAGATTTCCCAATTTTTAGTGGCTGGCCAGGAATCGATTGCTCGAATCAGG GTGGAGCACATCATACGCGAACAGAACACATGGGAATCATACGAGATAATAGAGTTGTTCTGTGAATTTGTTCTTGCTAGGGTACCTATTCTTGAAAGCCAGAG GGACTGCCCAATTGAGCTTCGGGAAGCAGTGGCAAGCATAATCTTTGCAGCTCCCAAATGTTCAGATTTGCCAGATCTATTGCATGTTCGTAATTTGTTTGCTGCAAAGTATGGAAAAGAATTCATAGCTGCTGCAACAGAGCTTCGCCCAGATACCAGCGTCAATCGTACA ATTATTGAAAAACTCACTGTGAGTGCTCCGCCACCACAAGTAAAACTCAGAGTTTTAAAGGAAATTGCGATAGAGCATAATGTTGATTGGGACTGGACTAATACTGAAGATGAATTCAGCAAGAAACACGAAGATCTTCTG AACGGGCCGAAGCAAATATCTGTTCAAATTCCGAGGCCAGAAATTCAAGAAAGCTCGTCTAGCACAAAGCAATCTGTTAATTATCTAGATGGTAAAAATGGAGAAAAGCGACATTTGCAATCTCCAGTTTCTCGTAACAGCACCCCTTCTGTCGGTATATCCGAATCTTCAAGTGATCAGAGTTTAGAACCAAGTTCACATTCATCTGATGTGCTGCAACAGGCTTTCTCTGCTATTGCTGCTGCTGAACGTGCATCAGCTTCTGCTCGTGCTGCTGCCGAATTAGTAAATGCAAAATTTAGCTCATTGAAACTAGTGGAACGAAAATCTTGA
- the LOC140979467 gene encoding zinc finger protein JAGGED-like isoform X2 has protein sequence MRSEGNPLDLNNLPEDYGKQTSEDSSSSAGGGYRKKKNGAKEAKDECGKVYECRFCSLKFCKSQALGGHMNRHRQERETETLNKARQLVFSNDLAPTTHHLGYVSSNGQAMQHGGYHHQPTNMSDPSLPFRSIYPTRLFPASSPLIPPPPPMYTSPQRLLPFPSRPPINEYYVGHVLSNPSFGAAQNEGNYTCIGAPVGHGGGVRDMTLQNQEEGFNWGRR, from the exons AT GAGATCAGAGGGAAATCCATTAGATCTTAATAACTTACCGGAAGATTACGGCAAACAGACCTCTGAAGATAGCTCTTCATCTGCTG GAGGAGGCTACAGGAAAAAGAAAAACGGCGCTAAGGAAGCAAAAGATGAGTGTGGGAAGGTGTATGAATGCAGGTTTTGTTCCCTTAAGTTCTGCAAATCTCAAGCTCTTGGGGGACACATGAACCGCCACCGCCAAG AAAGGGAGACAGAAACATTGAACAAGGCTCGTCAACTGGTTTTCAGTAATGATTTAGCCCCAACTACCCATCACTTAGGCTATGTTTcaag caATGGGCAAGCAATGCAACATGGAGGATACCATCATCAACCAACCAACATGTCCGATCCATCCTTGCCTTTCAGATCCATATACCCTACAAGATTGTTTCCCGCATCCTCACCACTCATACCACCGCCACCACCTATGTACACTTCTCCTCAGCGTCTGCTGCCGTTTCCTTCCAGACCACCGATAAACGAGTACTATGTGGGCCATGTGCTCTCGAATCCGTCATTCGGAGCAGCCCAAAATGAAGGCAACTACACCTGCATCGGAGCACCGGTGGGGCATGGCGGAGGTGTTAGAGACATGACACTGCAGAATCAAGAAGAGGGATTCAACTGGGGCCGGAGATAA
- the LOC140978707 gene encoding caffeoylshikimate esterase isoform X2 has product MDLALCSTSRTVTPVNEHFYWNSVRPFTLWRTLGPRPTFTRRAVIVMAQKKKKIEGVSDQLNSIASQNLDHAMARRRVRSAFSIVQQQLDHILFKWYEINSNGQEIFCKSWLPKPGVRIKGALCFCHGYGDTCTFFFEGIAKYIASSGYGVYAMDHPGFGLSEGLHGYVPSFDGIVDNVNEQFKIMKGRPEIRGLPRFIFGQSMGGAIAIKALLKSPKEWDGIMLVAPMCKISKEMSPPLQLQKILILMSDFMPKAKLVPKKDLAELAFRELEKLQMVPYNVISYSDQTRLRTAVELLNATKYIESQVKKVASPMLILHGAADKVTDPLVSKFLYENASSQDKTLKLYEDGFHCILEGEPDDRILNVLGDIVTWLDSRTSIN; this is encoded by the exons ATGGATCTTGCTTTGTGTTCTACTTCCCGGACGGTCACGCCGGTAAATGAGCACTTTTATTGGAATTCCGTCAGACCCTTTACTTTATGGCGAACTTTGGGTCCGAGACCTACATTTACGAGGCGAGCAGTGATCGTAATGGCccagaaaaagaagaaaatcgaaGGCGTGAGTGATCAGCTGAACTCCATCGCCTCGCAGAATTTGGATCACGCCATGGCTCGCAGAAGGGTGCGATCTGCTTTTAGTATTGTTCAGCAGCAGCTTGATCATATATTGTTTAAG TGGTATGAGATCAATTCAAACGGACAAGAAATTTTCTGCAAAAGCTGGTTGCCGAAGCCTGGCGTACGAATCAAAGGGGCCTTGTGTTTCTGTCATGGATATGGTGATACCTGCACTTTTTTCTTTGAAG GCATTGCCAAATACATCGCTTCGTCGGGTTATGGAGTTTATGCAATGGACCATCCGGGCTTTGGTCTATCCGAAGGATTGCATGGCTACGTTCCATCTTTTGATGGGATAGTCGACAATGTCAACGAACAATTCAAGATAATGAAAG GAAGGCCAGAGATTCGAGGACTCCCCCGATTCATATTCGGTCAGTCCATGGGCGGAGCGATTGCGATCAAAGCACTTCTCAAGTCACCAAAAGAATGGGATGGCATAATGCTTGTAGCTCCAATGTGTAAA ATTTCGAAGGAAATGTCACCCCCTCTTCAGCTACAGAAAATCCTAATATTAATGTCCGATTTTATGCCGAAAGCAAAGCTCGTTCCCAAGAAAGATTTAGCGGAGCTGGCATTTAGAGAACTCGAGAAATTACAAATG GTTCCATACAATGTAATCAGCTACTCTGATCAAACGCGACTCAGGACTGCTGTGGAGCTACTAAACGCAACAAAATATATCGAGTCTCAGGTGAAGAAG GTTGCATCTCCTATGCTCATTCTTCATGGAGCTGCTGACAAAGTGACTGATCCTCTCGTGAgtaaatttttatatgaaaatgcTTCGAGCCAAGATAAAACTCTGAAGCTTTACGAAGATGGGTTTCACTGCATTCTTGAAGGGGAACCAGATGACAGAATTTTGAATGTTCTTGGTGACATTGTTACATGGCTTGATTCAAGAACCTCAATAAATTAG